The following coding sequences are from one Paenarthrobacter ureafaciens window:
- a CDS encoding L-serine ammonia-lyase, with product MALSVLDLFSVGIGPSSSHTVGPMRAAKQFTDGLVSSGQLPATVRVQAELFGSLGATGRGHGSDKAVVLGLQGHSPETVDTRTADDQVAAAALDAELRLGGSHRVDFNWDEDVVLHRRKSLPAHPNGMTFRALDHTGTVLRERSYYSIGGGFVVDGDVTGTEKIVPDTTVLPYPFTTGDELLAICEREGKSISDIMLANELVWRSEEELRERLLRIWAVMRECVDNGCSAEGILPGGLSVRRRAPSLFKKLADAEAANSSDPLLAMEWVNLFALAVNEENAAGGRIVTAPTNGAAGIVPAVLHYYTKFVPGADDDGVVRFLLAAAAVGILFKINASISGAEVGCQGEVGSACSMAAAGLCEVLGGTPRQVENAAEVGIEHNLGLTCDPVGGLVQIPCIERNAIASVKAINAARLALHGDGSHKVSLDKAIKTMRETGADMKSKYKETSRGGLAVNVVEC from the coding sequence ATGGCACTGAGCGTGCTTGACCTGTTTTCCGTCGGCATCGGGCCCTCGTCGTCACACACGGTGGGCCCGATGCGGGCGGCTAAGCAGTTCACGGACGGCCTTGTTTCGTCCGGCCAACTTCCGGCAACGGTGCGCGTCCAAGCAGAGCTCTTTGGCTCGCTGGGCGCCACCGGCCGGGGGCACGGCTCGGACAAGGCCGTGGTTCTGGGGCTTCAGGGCCACTCCCCCGAAACCGTGGATACCCGCACCGCAGATGACCAAGTGGCAGCTGCTGCACTGGATGCCGAGCTGCGCCTGGGCGGCAGCCACCGGGTGGACTTCAACTGGGACGAGGACGTGGTCCTGCACCGCCGCAAGTCCCTCCCGGCGCACCCCAACGGCATGACCTTCCGCGCCTTGGACCACACAGGCACGGTGCTGCGGGAGCGCAGCTACTACTCGATCGGCGGCGGCTTTGTGGTGGACGGCGACGTCACCGGCACGGAAAAGATCGTGCCGGACACCACGGTCCTGCCCTATCCCTTCACCACCGGCGACGAGCTCCTTGCCATCTGTGAACGCGAGGGCAAGTCCATCTCCGACATCATGCTGGCCAATGAGCTGGTGTGGCGCTCGGAGGAGGAACTGCGTGAACGCCTCCTGCGCATCTGGGCAGTCATGCGCGAATGCGTGGACAACGGCTGCTCTGCCGAGGGCATCCTGCCGGGCGGTTTGAGCGTTAGGCGACGGGCGCCGTCGTTGTTCAAGAAACTTGCGGACGCCGAGGCAGCCAACAGCAGCGATCCGTTGCTGGCCATGGAATGGGTGAACCTGTTCGCCTTGGCCGTCAATGAAGAGAACGCGGCCGGTGGCAGGATCGTCACCGCACCCACCAACGGTGCAGCCGGGATTGTGCCGGCGGTGCTGCACTATTACACCAAGTTCGTTCCGGGAGCAGACGACGACGGCGTCGTGCGGTTCCTGCTGGCGGCGGCCGCCGTCGGGATCCTGTTCAAGATCAACGCCTCCATTTCCGGCGCCGAGGTTGGTTGCCAGGGCGAGGTGGGTTCTGCCTGCTCCATGGCGGCCGCAGGGCTCTGCGAAGTCCTGGGCGGAACGCCGAGGCAGGTGGAAAACGCCGCGGAAGTGGGCATTGAACACAACCTTGGCCTGACCTGCGATCCCGTGGGCGGGCTGGTGCAGATTCCGTGCATTGAACGCAATGCGATCGCGAGCGTCAAGGCCATCAACGCCGCACGCCTCGCGCTCCATGGCGACGGCAGCCACAAGGTCTCCCTGGACAAGGCCATCAAGACCATGCGGGAAACCGGCGCCGACATGAAATCCAAATACAAGGAGACCTCCCGTGGAGGACTCGCCGTCAACGTAGTGGAGTGCTAG
- a CDS encoding PucR family transcriptional regulator, whose product MSILLGEALSTNSLKEADPRLLTDVPGALSRPVRWVHSSEVLDIAPLLRGGELLLSGGQALAGVDSERRSAYVAELAARRIAALALETGPALPEIPAAMLEDAQALGLPIIELRRQTPFVGIMQEINSLLVSESVEHLQLGDQASHAMAAELAHGAGLDQLLAVLAEKTGVGARLVSPSGLTLGAAGPAAEEGGSVTVVDVPVRGVLAARLELEVPDGGDSGLARVAGERSVDILGLALMQRMPPGLKEMAGLELMRAINSGSQPWQLHQLGPASGFPVDGAVAAVVVRSAGSGHLRAAVDAALARCVPHSASYANNAELIALAALPEDVAGARAGLLEALRSLELPTGAAVAVGPAGKGIDQAPWSLAEARLTLDMPLGMGGVLDAEAFAVERLAHGALGAEVRERFVAQQLGGVLEHDRLRKSALLRTLTVWLDSGCNTAQAARELHLERQSMHQRLQRIFELCGGDPRGTGRLAGLHLATRLARP is encoded by the coding sequence ATGTCCATCCTCCTCGGCGAAGCATTGAGTACCAACAGCCTGAAAGAGGCCGATCCCCGGCTGCTCACGGACGTCCCCGGCGCGCTATCCAGGCCTGTCCGATGGGTCCATTCCAGCGAAGTCCTGGATATCGCTCCGCTGCTCAGGGGCGGTGAACTCCTCCTGAGCGGCGGCCAGGCGCTCGCCGGCGTGGACAGTGAGCGGCGGAGCGCCTACGTCGCTGAACTTGCTGCCCGCCGGATTGCGGCGCTGGCGCTGGAAACAGGTCCGGCCCTCCCCGAAATTCCGGCCGCCATGCTGGAGGACGCCCAGGCCTTGGGACTCCCCATCATTGAGCTGCGCCGTCAGACGCCCTTTGTTGGAATCATGCAGGAAATCAACTCCCTGCTGGTGAGCGAGTCCGTGGAGCACCTGCAACTGGGAGACCAGGCGAGCCACGCCATGGCAGCAGAGCTCGCGCACGGGGCCGGTTTGGACCAGTTGCTCGCCGTGCTGGCAGAAAAGACCGGCGTCGGCGCCCGGTTGGTGTCGCCGTCGGGCTTGACCCTCGGGGCCGCGGGCCCCGCGGCAGAGGAAGGCGGCAGCGTTACCGTAGTGGACGTGCCGGTTCGGGGCGTCCTTGCCGCCCGGCTGGAGCTGGAAGTGCCCGACGGCGGAGACAGCGGCCTCGCGCGGGTGGCGGGGGAGAGGTCGGTGGACATCCTCGGCCTTGCCCTCATGCAGCGAATGCCCCCGGGTTTGAAGGAGATGGCCGGGCTCGAACTGATGAGGGCCATCAATTCCGGCAGCCAGCCGTGGCAGCTTCACCAATTGGGCCCTGCCTCGGGGTTCCCCGTTGACGGTGCCGTAGCCGCCGTCGTTGTCCGCTCGGCAGGGTCGGGGCACCTGCGTGCCGCGGTCGATGCCGCCCTGGCTCGCTGCGTTCCGCACAGCGCCAGCTACGCCAACAACGCTGAGCTGATTGCGCTGGCGGCCCTGCCGGAAGATGTGGCCGGTGCACGTGCCGGGTTGCTGGAAGCGCTCCGGTCCTTGGAACTGCCAACCGGCGCTGCTGTTGCTGTAGGGCCTGCGGGAAAGGGGATCGACCAGGCCCCCTGGTCATTGGCCGAGGCGCGGCTGACTCTCGATATGCCGCTCGGAATGGGGGGTGTGCTTGATGCGGAGGCGTTCGCCGTTGAGCGTCTGGCGCACGGAGCACTCGGCGCGGAGGTTCGTGAAAGGTTTGTGGCGCAGCAACTCGGCGGCGTGCTGGAACACGACCGGTTGAGGAAGTCGGCGCTGCTGCGGACGCTGACTGTGTGGCTGGACTCGGGATGCAACACCGCACAAGCGGCCAGGGAACTCCACTTGGAGCGGCAGTCCATGCACCAAAGGCTGCAGCGCATCTTTGAACTCTGCGGTGGCGATCCGAGGGGGACGGGCCGGCTGGCGGGGCTGCATCTGGCGACGAGGTTGGCCCGGCCCTAA
- a CDS encoding sarcosine oxidase subunit gamma — translation MAETATPAQPVNADRVREARRSPAQHLAEAFAAGSVAGKVTLKEIPYQTQVGVRVNRTSDAGSRVAAITGGLPAACGEVTGSGAISTLWLGPTEFLVVAPEESHDSFGGSLVSDLTAALGSDSGQVVDLSANRTTFELSGSRARAVLEKSCALDLHPRVLKAGTALSTEIGHIPVVLWKTDDQTFRIFPRASFADFLGRWLLDSMREYASPEVP, via the coding sequence ATGGCTGAGACAGCAACACCCGCACAACCCGTAAATGCAGACCGCGTTCGTGAGGCCCGCCGCAGCCCGGCGCAGCACCTCGCCGAGGCCTTCGCTGCCGGTTCGGTGGCCGGCAAGGTCACGCTCAAGGAAATTCCCTACCAGACCCAGGTGGGTGTCCGTGTCAACAGGACGTCCGACGCCGGTTCCCGGGTTGCCGCGATCACCGGCGGCTTGCCTGCCGCTTGCGGCGAGGTGACGGGCTCGGGTGCCATCAGCACCTTGTGGCTCGGCCCGACTGAGTTCCTTGTGGTTGCTCCCGAGGAGTCCCACGACTCCTTCGGCGGCTCCCTGGTCTCCGATCTGACCGCGGCCCTGGGCAGCGACTCCGGCCAGGTGGTGGACCTCTCCGCCAACCGCACCACGTTCGAACTCTCCGGCAGCCGTGCCCGCGCAGTCCTCGAGAAGAGCTGCGCACTGGACCTCCACCCCCGCGTCCTGAAGGCAGGCACTGCCCTGTCCACGGAAATCGGGCACATCCCGGTGGTTCTCTGGAAGACCGACGACCAGACGTTCCGGATCTTCCCCCGGGCGTCGTTCGCCGACTTCCTGGGCCGCTGGCTCCTCGATTCAATGCGGGAGTACGCGTCGCCTGAGGTTCCGTAA
- the purU gene encoding formyltetrahydrofolate deformylase, whose protein sequence is MTAIQTEPSAAVSSGTSVEHVLTLDCPEGPGIVHAVSGFLLEHGCDIIDNKQFGDRAEGHFFMRVHFASDGDDTTVDTLRASFAPVGEKYGMNWQLERQGYKRKVLIMVSKFGHCLNDLLFRARIGELPIDVVGVVSNHLDHQGLAEWHGIPYFHVPVTAATKPAAEARLLDIIDELDVELVVLARYMQVLSDDLARKLDGRAINIHHSFLPSFKGAKPYHQAYARGVKTVGATAHYVNGELDEGPIISQQVVEVDHTFGPEDLVAAGRDTECKALSNAVRWHCEGRIILNGNRTIVLK, encoded by the coding sequence ATGACTGCCATTCAAACTGAACCTTCTGCCGCTGTGTCTTCCGGGACGTCGGTGGAGCACGTGCTCACGCTGGACTGCCCGGAAGGTCCCGGCATTGTGCACGCGGTCTCCGGATTCCTGCTGGAGCACGGCTGCGACATCATCGACAACAAGCAATTCGGCGACCGCGCCGAAGGGCACTTCTTCATGCGCGTGCATTTTGCGTCCGACGGCGACGACACCACCGTGGACACCCTGCGGGCCTCCTTCGCTCCCGTTGGCGAGAAGTACGGCATGAACTGGCAATTGGAGCGGCAGGGCTACAAGCGCAAAGTGCTGATCATGGTCTCCAAGTTCGGGCACTGCCTGAACGACCTCTTGTTCAGGGCACGGATCGGTGAGCTTCCCATTGACGTGGTGGGCGTGGTGTCCAACCATCTGGACCACCAGGGACTCGCTGAATGGCACGGGATTCCGTACTTCCACGTTCCCGTCACGGCCGCCACCAAGCCCGCCGCCGAGGCCCGCCTGCTGGACATCATCGACGAACTCGACGTTGAGCTTGTGGTGCTTGCCCGCTATATGCAGGTCCTCAGCGACGATCTTGCCCGGAAGCTGGACGGCCGGGCCATCAACATCCACCATTCGTTCCTTCCGAGCTTCAAGGGCGCCAAGCCGTATCACCAGGCTTATGCACGAGGCGTCAAGACCGTGGGCGCTACCGCGCACTACGTCAACGGCGAGCTCGACGAAGGACCGATCATCTCGCAGCAGGTTGTGGAGGTGGACCACACGTTCGGACCGGAAGACCTCGTAGCGGCCGGTCGGGACACGGAGTGCAAGGCTCTGAGCAACGCCGTTCGTTGGCACTGCGAAGGGCGGATCATCCTGAATGGGAACAGGACGATTGTGTTGAAGTAG
- a CDS encoding 2Fe-2S iron-sulfur cluster-binding protein, translating to MSSKNARLATGGRIDRSITWRFTVDGQEFVGHPGDTIASALLANGHINAGNSLYEDRPRGIMAAGVEEPNALVKIAPRFPGHVAESMLPATAVSLVDGQNIELLSGLGKLDPAEDKAEYDKKYVHTDVLVVGGGVAGLAAAREAVRTGARVILIDDQPELGGSLLSASTAEGLAEEIEGKPALEWIADVEAELVSAEECTVLHRTTAFGSYDSNYFIAAQNRTDHLTVPAAPGVSRTRIWHIRAEQAVLAPGAHERPLVFENNDRPGIMLASAVRTYLNRYAVAVGQRVVISTTNDSAYLLAADLKAAGIPVAAVVDARPQISEKAAAAVESGLRVLIGSAVADTSADEAGRLNGVTVRSINDDGELTSGVEQIAADVLAVSGGWSPVVHLHSQRQGKLRWDDDLAAFIPSSVVRDQQVVGAGRGSYELQDCLAEGISAGAAASIAAGFESATTPSELTAPTASAPTRQLWLVPGQTGEPGEWHNHFVDFQRDQSVADVLRSTGAGMRSVEHVKRYTSISTANDQGKTSGVNAIGVIAAALKHGGADAVPGIGEIGTTAYRAPFTPVAFAALAGRQRGELFDPARVTSIHPWHVAQGALFEDVGQWKRPWYYPQDGEDMDTAVLRECAAVRDSVGFMDATTLGKIEIRGKDAGEFLNRVYTNAFKKLAPGSARYGVMCTLDGMIFDDGVTLRLDEDTYFMTTTTSGAAKVLDWLEEWHQTEWPELDVVFTSVTEQWSTIAVVGPKSREVIAKVAPQLAENGGLEAENFPFMTFRETTLASGVQARVCRISFSGELAYEINVPSWYGLNTWEAVAAAGAEFNITPYGTETMHVLRAEKGYPIVGQDTDGTVTPQDAGMEWIVSKAKDFIGKRSYLRADSKREDRKHLVSVLPADHSLKLPEGTQLVEKGIAVNPAYGPVPMEGFVTSSYHSAALGRSFGLALIQNGRNRIGETLQASVGDQLVDVVVGETVLFDAEGTRKDG from the coding sequence GTGAGCAGCAAGAACGCCCGCCTCGCCACCGGCGGCCGCATCGACCGCAGCATCACCTGGCGGTTCACCGTGGATGGCCAGGAATTCGTTGGCCACCCCGGCGACACGATAGCCTCGGCCCTCCTGGCCAACGGCCACATCAACGCCGGCAACTCCCTCTATGAGGACCGTCCCCGCGGCATCATGGCTGCAGGCGTCGAGGAGCCCAACGCGCTGGTCAAGATCGCACCCCGCTTCCCCGGCCACGTTGCCGAGTCCATGCTCCCGGCCACGGCGGTTTCCCTGGTGGACGGACAGAACATCGAACTCCTCTCCGGTTTGGGCAAGTTGGACCCGGCCGAGGACAAAGCCGAATACGACAAGAAGTACGTCCACACCGACGTCCTGGTGGTCGGTGGCGGTGTTGCAGGTTTGGCTGCAGCACGCGAAGCCGTCCGCACCGGCGCAAGGGTCATCCTGATCGACGACCAGCCCGAACTCGGTGGCTCCTTGCTCTCTGCCTCCACGGCGGAGGGACTCGCCGAAGAAATCGAAGGCAAGCCGGCCCTCGAATGGATCGCAGACGTTGAAGCCGAACTGGTTTCCGCCGAGGAGTGCACGGTCCTGCACCGCACCACCGCCTTCGGTTCCTACGACTCGAACTACTTCATCGCAGCCCAGAACCGCACGGACCACCTCACCGTCCCGGCAGCCCCCGGAGTTTCCCGCACGCGTATTTGGCACATCCGTGCTGAACAGGCGGTCCTGGCACCGGGCGCCCACGAGCGTCCCCTGGTGTTCGAGAACAACGACCGTCCTGGCATCATGCTCGCTTCCGCCGTCCGCACCTACCTGAACCGCTACGCCGTCGCAGTCGGCCAGCGCGTCGTCATCAGCACCACCAACGACTCCGCCTACCTGCTCGCCGCGGACCTGAAGGCAGCAGGCATTCCGGTTGCCGCCGTCGTCGACGCCCGTCCGCAGATCAGCGAAAAGGCCGCAGCCGCCGTCGAATCCGGCCTCCGCGTCCTGATCGGCAGCGCAGTTGCCGATACCAGCGCGGATGAGGCCGGTCGCCTGAACGGCGTGACCGTCCGCAGCATCAACGACGACGGCGAACTCACCTCGGGCGTCGAGCAGATCGCCGCCGATGTCCTCGCTGTTTCCGGTGGCTGGAGCCCGGTGGTCCACCTCCACAGCCAGCGCCAGGGCAAACTGCGTTGGGACGACGACCTCGCGGCCTTCATCCCCTCCAGCGTGGTCCGCGACCAGCAGGTTGTGGGCGCAGGCCGCGGCAGCTACGAACTGCAGGACTGCCTGGCTGAGGGTATCTCCGCCGGCGCGGCGGCGTCGATCGCAGCTGGCTTCGAATCGGCAACCACGCCGTCCGAACTCACGGCACCGACCGCGTCCGCCCCGACCCGCCAGCTGTGGCTGGTTCCGGGCCAGACGGGTGAACCGGGCGAGTGGCACAACCACTTCGTCGACTTCCAGCGCGACCAGTCCGTGGCGGATGTCCTCCGTTCCACCGGCGCCGGCATGCGTTCGGTAGAGCACGTGAAGCGGTACACCTCCATCAGCACCGCCAACGACCAGGGCAAGACCTCCGGCGTCAACGCGATCGGCGTGATCGCCGCGGCCCTCAAGCACGGCGGCGCTGACGCTGTTCCGGGCATCGGCGAAATCGGTACCACCGCGTACCGCGCGCCGTTCACCCCGGTGGCCTTCGCAGCCCTGGCCGGCCGCCAGCGCGGCGAGCTGTTCGATCCCGCCCGCGTCACCTCCATCCACCCGTGGCACGTTGCCCAAGGCGCCCTGTTCGAAGACGTCGGACAGTGGAAGCGCCCCTGGTACTACCCGCAGGACGGCGAAGACATGGACACCGCGGTTCTCCGTGAATGCGCAGCAGTCCGCGACTCCGTCGGTTTCATGGATGCCACCACCCTGGGCAAGATCGAGATCCGCGGCAAGGACGCCGGCGAATTCCTGAACCGCGTCTACACCAACGCGTTCAAGAAGCTCGCTCCGGGTTCGGCCCGCTACGGCGTCATGTGCACCCTTGACGGCATGATCTTCGACGACGGCGTGACCCTCCGCCTGGATGAGGACACCTACTTCATGACCACCACTACCAGTGGCGCAGCCAAGGTGCTGGACTGGCTGGAAGAGTGGCACCAGACGGAATGGCCGGAACTCGATGTTGTTTTCACCTCCGTCACGGAGCAGTGGAGCACCATTGCGGTGGTCGGTCCCAAGTCCCGCGAAGTCATCGCCAAGGTGGCCCCGCAGCTGGCGGAGAACGGCGGACTGGAAGCAGAGAACTTCCCGTTCATGACGTTCCGCGAGACCACGCTGGCCTCCGGCGTGCAGGCACGCGTCTGCCGGATCTCCTTCTCCGGTGAACTGGCCTACGAAATCAACGTTCCGTCCTGGTACGGACTCAACACCTGGGAAGCAGTCGCTGCCGCGGGTGCCGAGTTCAACATCACCCCGTACGGCACGGAAACCATGCACGTTCTCCGCGCCGAGAAGGGTTACCCGATCGTCGGCCAGGACACCGACGGCACGGTCACCCCGCAGGATGCCGGCATGGAGTGGATCGTCTCCAAGGCCAAGGACTTCATCGGCAAGCGTTCCTACCTCCGCGCGGACTCCAAGCGCGAGGACCGCAAGCACCTGGTGAGCGTCCTGCCTGCCGACCACTCGTTGAAGCTTCCCGAGGGCACCCAGCTTGTTGAGAAGGGCATCGCGGTCAACCCGGCCTACGGTCCCGTTCCCATGGAAGGCTTCGTGACCTCCAGCTACCACAGTGCCGCGTTGGGCCGTTCGTTCGGCCTGGCCCTGATCCAAAACGGCCGCAACCGCATCGGCGAAACCCTCCAGGCTTCCGTCGGAGACCAGCTGGTGGACGTGGTTGTTGGCGAAACCGTACTTTTCGATGCTGAAGGGACCCGCAAAGATGGCTGA